In Aptenodytes patagonicus chromosome 8, bAptPat1.pri.cur, whole genome shotgun sequence, a genomic segment contains:
- the LRRN1 gene encoding leucine-rich repeat neuronal protein 1 — MAKVRVVLTVCQLVLELLMNSLTESSIQSNECPQLCVCEIRPWFTPQSTYREATTVDCNDLRLTKIPSNLSSDTQVLLLQSNNIAKTTDELQQLFNLTELDFSQNNFTSIKDVGLSNLTQLTTLHLEENQITEMTDYCLQDLCNLQELYINHNQISSISANAFSGLKNLLRLHLNSNKLKVIDSRWFDSTPNLEILMIGENPVIGILDMNFKPLSNLRSLVLAGMYLTDIPGNALVGLDSLESLSFYDNKLVKVPQLALEKVPNLKFLDLNKNPIHKIQEGDFKNMLRLKELGINNMGELVSVDRYALDNLPELTKLEATNNPKLSYIHRLAFRNVPALESLMLNNNALNAVYQKTVESLPNLREISIHSNPLRCDCVIHWINSNKTNIRFMEPLSMFCAMPPEYRGQQVKEVLIQDSNEQCLPMISHETFPNHLNLDIGMTVFLDCRAMAEPEPEIYWVTPLGNKVTVESLSDKYKLSSEGTLEISNIQVEDSGRYTCVAQNIEGADTRVATIRVNGTLLDGTQVLKIYVKQAESHSILVSWKVNSNVMTSNLKWSSATMKIDNPHITYTARVPVDVHEYNLTHLQPSTDYEVCLTVSNIHQQTQKSCVNVTTKNAAFALDISDQETSTALAAVMGSMFAVISLASISVYIAKRFKRKNYHHSLKKYMQKTSSIPLNELYPPLINLWEGDSEKDKDGSAETKPTQVDTSRSYYMW, encoded by the coding sequence ATGGCGAAGGTTAGAGTTGTTTTAACTGTTTGCCAGTTGGTGCTAGAATTGTTAATGAATTCATTAACTGAGTCTTCCATACAGAGTAACGAATGTCCACAGCTTTGTGTATGTGAAATCAGGCCATGGTTTACACCACAGTCAACGTACAGGGAAGCCACAACAGTTGACTGCAATGACCTTCGATTAACAAAAATCCCCAGCAATCTTTCCAGTGACACTCAAGTCCTTCTGTTACAAAGCAACAACATTGCAAAGACCACAGATGAACTCCAACAGCTGTTCAATTTAACAGAATTGGATTTTTCACAAAATAACTTCACAAGTATCAAAGATGTGGGGCTCTCAAATCTCACTCAACTTACTACTTTGCACCTGGAGGAAAACCAGATAACGGAGATGACTGACTACTGCTTGCAAGACCTTTGCAATCTTCAGGAGCTATATATAAATCACAACCAGAtcagcagcatttctgcaaatgCATTCTCTGGCCTGAAGAATCTTCTGAGATTACATCTGAACTCCAACAAATTAAAGGTTATTGACAGCCGTTGGTTTGATTCTACTCCTAACTTAGAGATTCTCATGATTGGAGAAAATCCAGTGATTGGAATACTAGATATGAATTTCAAACCACTCTCAAATTTAAGGAGTCTAGTTTTGGCAGGTATGTATCTCACAGACATTCCTGGCAATGCCTTGGTAGGCTTGGATAGTCTTGAAAGTCTTTCCTTCTATGACAACAAATTGGTAAAAGTTCCTCAGCTTGCACTTGAGAAAGTTCCAAATTTAAAATTCCTGGATCTCAACAAAAATCCGATTCATAAAATTCAAGaaggtgattttaaaaacatgctcAGATTGAAAGAGCTTGGAATCAACAATATGGGAGAGCTCGTTTCTGTTGATAGGTATGCGCTGGACAACCTGCCTGAACTTACAAAGCTTGAAGCCACCAACAATCCAAAGCTGTCTTACATACATCGTTTGGCATTTCGCAATGTTCCTGCCCTGGAGAGCTTGATGCTGAACAACAATGCCTTGAATGCAGTCTACCAAAAGACTGTGGAATCCCTTCCAAACTTGCGTGAGATCAGTATCCACAGTAACCCGCTCAGGTGCGACTGTGTCATTCACTGGATCAACTCAAACAAAACCAATATCCGTTTCATGGAACCTCTATCCATGTTTTGTGCTATGCCTCCAGAATACAGAGGACAGCAGGTGAAGGAAGTGTTAATACAGGATTCAAATGAACAATGTCTTCCAATGATCTCTCATGAGACCTTTCCAAATCACTTAAACTTGGACATCGGCATGACGGTGTTTTTAGATTGCAGGGCCATGGCAGAACCTGAGCCAGAAATTTACTGGGTCACTCCTCTCGGCAATAAAGTAACTGTCGAAAGTCTCTCTGACAAATACAAGCTGAGTAGTGAAGGCACATTGGAAATCTCTAACATCCAGGTTGAAGACTCTGGGAGGTACACCTGTGTTGCTCAAAACATAGAAGGGGCTGACACGAGGGTCGCTACTATCCGGGTGAATGGAACGCTTTTGGATGGTACCCAGGTTCTGAAAATCTACGTTAAGCAAGCTGAATCGCATTCTATCTTAGTTTCTTGGAAAGTTAATTCCAACGTCATGACTTCCAATTTAAAATGGTCATCGGCCACTATGAAGATTGACAACCCTCACATTACGTACACTGCTAGGGTCCCAGTTGATGTACATGAATATAATCTCACGCACTTACAACCATCTACAGATTATGAAGTGTGTCTAACGGTGTCAAATATCCATCAGCAAACACAGAAGTCCTGTGTTAATGTTACAACAAAAAACGCAGCTTTTGCGCTAGATATTTCAGACCAAGAAACCAGCACTGCCCTCGCAGCAGTAATGGGATCCATGTTTGCTGTCATTAGCCTCGCCTCCATTTCTGTTTATATTGCAAaaagatttaagagaaaaaacTACCACCACTCattgaaaaaatatatgcaaaagacCTCTTCAATCCCACTGAATGAGCTCTACCCTCCACTTATTAATCTCTGGGAAGGTGACAGTGAAAAAGACAAGGATGGTTCTGCAGAGACCAAGCCAACCCAAGTCGACACATCCAGAAGCTATTACATGTGGTAA